In Thiospirochaeta perfilievii, a single window of DNA contains:
- a CDS encoding UvrD-helicase domain-containing protein, with amino-acid sequence MIQEFRVEKDNSININLRENLLLEASAGTGKTYTLERVVLNLIKNIDYNLTIKDILVVTFTNKATREMKERIRKILISEYKVQEDPQVKYRIEQAISEFDEASIYTIHGFCQNTLQTFPFESLSLFNQEINRDSVILENSVWDYLRSLETTDNSKLLEEFYSFRGNKEFSLVVKELMSLYDRGEFNGELNLFPGTEDSLEIYNMKADFESGNGRLIQLIQTFKMYNPTLMLEASKAMSVSTRITSFEKVVKGFEGVDISEGFYPFIEKLYTKGFCDNLFKLSSSFLEGKSKKGLTINDIDETSREIILNTDELFAHLEPLFDGKNFDKNPIDRFLSGEFIKKALKEVDIFYKKRQESMGVLSYNDLIDNLHKRVMDKGDESLLIALRKKYKVALIDEFQDTDKKQWDIFNRVFGGSKEHNFLLIGDPKQSIYGFRGADLEIYYKAKESVLEKNRYFLGTNYRSEDGIVTGVNKIFSSVFAIKGMGNTAQTTFIDANSSGKDSRFIDESNKNIEFLLYDEELEDGKTLTASMCKRGYFNLIVNKIVYLLNNNKELLPGEISILVENHKDSIFLRDKLLKKSVPVVISKQKNVYKSNEALDLLNLLKALNRPGGNGEIKTLLLSNIFAYSLKEIHEMEENGGLEILSTVLLEWSQRVVHSGLISVWKDVEASSKKGHLQTRLLSTINGERSYTNYKHLIEDLNIIQKSERLNSLGLYQRLHSLIESSTDDEENSVRLDRDSQAVQIMTIHASKGLEFPVVFFAGGFDSGVKRSSGYGVKYAEKGGVWTLDFLSRYKSSLLAERDEWEEKKRLYYVALTRAGSKLYLPIFKRSDLLGISSLYSAQDWDETKLLLEDRAGDKLEMCEQPIHRQLKFSNSKISKELKLALTQKIFDDISREFYVDKEFYQSEDPGSYKIKQSELNLSFNGVSTGFRDRVTWLSSYSALTRNSHGSTSKEDADRNDDEEVITPEYKKSDELNSFNLPGGATFGDFIHELFEEIDFSKYKLPLDEFLLDEDVENLTVLGAKKHFDLDWLRGNGLVVKKIIWNTLNSRLPMNGVGVPLGEFGPERRIHEREFYFRVDKKSRFSTHGLELSVDKGYVKGFIDLILNNNGVLYIADWKSTTIKGEESFSTYSSLNVEKSMNEHNYHLQGLIYTVALYIHLKKTKENFDYSKDIGGYYYLFVRGMSPESDTGICFYKPLESEVLSFINDIRGEL; translated from the coding sequence ATGATTCAAGAGTTTAGAGTTGAAAAAGATAATAGTATAAATATTAATCTAAGGGAGAACCTGCTCTTAGAAGCATCAGCTGGAACAGGGAAAACATACACCCTAGAGAGAGTGGTTCTAAATCTAATTAAAAATATAGATTATAATCTGACTATAAAAGATATCCTTGTGGTAACTTTTACAAATAAAGCTACTAGGGAGATGAAGGAGCGAATCAGAAAAATTTTAATTTCTGAGTATAAAGTCCAAGAGGACCCACAGGTGAAATATAGAATAGAACAGGCTATAAGTGAGTTTGATGAAGCCTCAATCTATACTATACACGGGTTTTGCCAAAATACGTTGCAAACCTTTCCCTTTGAATCTCTCTCCCTATTTAATCAAGAGATTAATCGGGATTCTGTAATTTTAGAGAACTCAGTTTGGGACTACTTAAGGTCCCTTGAAACTACAGATAATAGTAAGCTTTTAGAGGAGTTTTACTCTTTTAGGGGGAATAAGGAGTTCTCTTTAGTAGTTAAAGAGTTAATGAGCTTATACGATAGGGGCGAGTTTAATGGTGAATTAAATCTATTCCCCGGGACTGAAGATAGCTTAGAGATTTATAACATGAAAGCTGATTTTGAAAGTGGCAATGGAAGATTGATACAGCTTATACAAACTTTCAAAATGTATAACCCAACTCTAATGTTAGAGGCATCAAAGGCAATGTCTGTATCAACAAGGATTACTTCCTTCGAGAAGGTGGTAAAGGGGTTTGAAGGTGTAGATATAAGTGAAGGGTTTTACCCATTTATAGAAAAACTATATACAAAGGGTTTTTGTGATAATTTATTTAAATTATCTTCTAGTTTCCTAGAGGGAAAAAGTAAAAAAGGTTTAACAATAAATGATATTGATGAGACATCAAGGGAGATTATTTTAAATACAGATGAATTATTTGCCCATTTAGAACCTCTATTTGATGGTAAAAACTTTGATAAGAATCCTATAGATAGGTTTTTGTCTGGGGAGTTTATAAAAAAGGCCTTAAAAGAAGTTGATATCTTCTATAAAAAGAGACAGGAGAGCATGGGTGTCCTTTCATATAATGATTTAATAGATAATCTACATAAAAGGGTTATGGATAAGGGTGATGAATCCCTTTTAATAGCTTTAAGAAAAAAGTATAAGGTAGCTTTAATTGATGAGTTTCAAGATACTGATAAGAAGCAGTGGGATATTTTTAATAGGGTTTTTGGTGGTAGTAAAGAGCATAATTTCCTACTTATTGGTGACCCAAAACAGTCTATATACGGGTTTCGTGGTGCAGATTTAGAGATTTATTATAAGGCCAAAGAGAGTGTTTTAGAGAAGAATAGATATTTCCTAGGAACAAATTATAGGTCCGAAGATGGTATAGTAACTGGTGTAAATAAAATATTTAGTAGTGTTTTTGCAATTAAAGGAATGGGTAATACTGCCCAAACTACATTTATAGATGCAAATAGCTCGGGTAAAGATAGTCGGTTTATTGATGAAAGCAATAAAAATATTGAATTTCTACTTTATGATGAGGAGTTAGAGGATGGTAAGACACTAACTGCGAGTATGTGTAAAAGAGGCTACTTTAATCTTATAGTTAATAAGATTGTATACTTATTAAATAATAATAAGGAGCTGCTACCTGGGGAGATATCAATATTAGTAGAGAACCATAAGGACTCTATCTTTTTAAGGGATAAGCTACTAAAAAAGTCAGTACCTGTAGTAATTTCTAAGCAGAAAAATGTATATAAATCCAATGAAGCCCTGGATCTACTAAATCTACTTAAAGCGTTAAATAGACCAGGAGGGAATGGGGAGATAAAGACCCTACTTTTATCAAATATTTTTGCCTACAGCCTTAAAGAGATTCATGAGATGGAGGAGAATGGAGGTTTGGAGATTCTTTCTACTGTGTTGTTAGAGTGGAGCCAAAGAGTTGTTCATTCCGGTTTAATCTCTGTATGGAAGGATGTGGAGGCTAGTTCAAAAAAAGGGCATCTCCAAACAAGGCTATTGTCTACTATAAATGGAGAGAGGTCCTATACAAACTATAAACACTTAATAGAGGATTTAAATATAATTCAAAAGAGTGAGAGGTTAAATAGTCTTGGTTTATATCAAAGGCTTCATAGTTTGATTGAGAGTTCAACAGATGACGAAGAGAACTCTGTAAGATTAGATAGAGACTCCCAAGCAGTTCAAATAATGACAATTCATGCAAGTAAAGGGTTAGAGTTTCCAGTGGTCTTTTTTGCTGGAGGTTTTGATAGTGGAGTAAAAAGAAGTTCAGGTTACGGTGTAAAATATGCAGAAAAAGGTGGAGTTTGGACTCTAGATTTTTTATCAAGGTATAAGAGTTCTCTACTTGCAGAAAGGGATGAGTGGGAAGAGAAAAAAAGGTTATACTATGTTGCTTTAACAAGAGCCGGTTCTAAACTCTATCTTCCTATTTTTAAGAGAAGTGACTTATTAGGTATAAGTAGCCTATACTCCGCCCAAGATTGGGATGAAACTAAACTTCTCTTAGAGGATAGGGCAGGGGATAAACTTGAAATGTGTGAGCAGCCAATACACAGGCAGTTAAAATTTTCTAATAGTAAGATCTCTAAAGAGCTTAAATTGGCTCTTACTCAGAAGATATTTGATGATATATCTAGGGAGTTTTATGTTGATAAAGAGTTTTATCAAAGTGAGGACCCTGGTAGTTACAAGATAAAACAATCAGAGTTAAATCTATCCTTTAATGGAGTTTCCACTGGTTTTAGAGATCGGGTTACATGGTTATCAAGTTACTCTGCCTTAACCAGGAATAGCCACGGGTCAACATCCAAAGAAGATGCGGATAGAAATGATGATGAAGAGGTTATTACTCCAGAGTATAAAAAATCTGATGAGCTAAATAGTTTTAATCTACCAGGGGGTGCTACATTTGGAGACTTTATACATGAGCTCTTTGAGGAAATTGATTTTAGTAAGTATAAACTACCACTAGATGAATTTCTGCTAGATGAGGATGTTGAGAACTTAACAGTTTTAGGTGCAAAAAAGCATTTTGATTTAGACTGGTTAAGGGGAAATGGATTAGTAGTTAAAAAGATTATTTGGAACACTTTAAATAGTAGACTGCCTATGAATGGGGTAGGTGTCCCCCTTGGAGAGTTTGGACCGGAGAGAAGAATACATGAGAGGGAGTTCTATTTTAGAGTGGATAAGAAGAGTCGTTTTTCAACCCATGGATTAGAGCTAAGTGTAGATAAGGGGTATGTAAAAGGGTTTATTGACCTTATTTTAAATAATAACGGTGTTTTATATATTGCTGACTGGAAAAGTACTACAATTAAGGGAGAGGAGAGTTTCTCTACATATAGCAGTTTAAATGTTGAAAAGAGTATGAATGAACATAACTACCATTTGCAGGGATTAATATATACAGTAGCCCTTTATATACATCTAAAAAAAACAAAGGAAAATTTTGATTATTCTAAAGATATTGGTGGTTATTATTACCTCTTTGTAAGGGGTATGAGTCCAGAATCTGACACAGGAATATGTTTTTATAAACCTCTAGAATCTGAAGTTCTTAGTTTTATTAATGATATAAGGGGTGAGTTATGA
- a CDS encoding SpoIIE family protein phosphatase, protein MEKKLTEIKSSTDLTLIQNAMVDLNSGIGSYFIKNEKNLISFSPIENAGWSLAITASYKEFTKRVNSVISFSSIILIIGLGLAIWLIYLIVHGVTKPLTYLTEVSDKITNGDFSTRSNLKIDNEVGHLSNSFNVMVDKLDNYNKNLEAEVLERTRELLVMNEELEATNETLDSNAREMEMLNEELQATNETLDQNAKEMEAMNEELKVSNESIETVNEELMQTVDELDVSNKQLSATRDALWSEMELAQKLQTVLLPEDPKIDGFDISAFMTTTSSVGGDYYDVINIEGRDWFLIGDVSGHGVTSGLIMMMVQTSLHVALFQNPNISPVELLDVINKTIHSNIFKLGGSRYMTLTVFACLDEGRFTFAGAHLPLILHREKTDEIEMIETPGAWIGLIDDIQGFNEEREFSMEKGDSLLLYTDGITEATNEKGISFSQEKLAKLFKENVKLDAKGICESIKESSGNLKFDDDVSIMVLKKV, encoded by the coding sequence ATGGAAAAGAAACTTACTGAAATTAAATCTTCTACGGACCTTACATTAATACAAAATGCAATGGTTGATCTTAATTCAGGTATTGGATCCTACTTTATTAAAAATGAGAAAAATTTAATTAGTTTTTCTCCAATAGAGAATGCGGGATGGTCTTTGGCAATAACTGCATCCTATAAAGAGTTTACAAAAAGAGTAAATTCTGTAATATCCTTTAGCTCCATTATCCTTATTATTGGTTTAGGTCTCGCAATTTGGCTTATATATCTTATTGTTCATGGGGTAACTAAGCCATTAACATATTTAACTGAAGTTTCAGATAAGATAACTAATGGTGATTTTTCCACAAGGTCCAATTTAAAAATTGATAATGAGGTTGGTCACCTCTCTAACTCTTTTAATGTTATGGTAGATAAACTAGATAACTATAATAAAAACCTTGAAGCTGAGGTTTTAGAGAGAACTAGGGAGCTTCTTGTTATGAATGAAGAGTTAGAAGCTACCAATGAAACCCTAGACTCTAATGCCCGGGAAATGGAGATGTTAAACGAGGAGTTACAGGCTACTAATGAGACTTTAGATCAAAATGCTAAAGAGATGGAAGCCATGAACGAGGAGTTAAAAGTTTCAAACGAAAGTATTGAAACAGTCAATGAAGAGCTAATGCAGACTGTTGATGAGCTTGATGTTTCTAATAAACAACTCTCTGCAACAAGGGATGCTCTTTGGAGTGAAATGGAGCTAGCTCAGAAACTTCAAACCGTATTACTTCCAGAAGATCCAAAGATAGATGGTTTTGATATATCAGCCTTTATGACAACTACAAGTAGTGTAGGTGGAGACTACTACGATGTAATTAATATTGAAGGAAGGGATTGGTTTTTAATAGGTGATGTTTCAGGACACGGTGTAACTTCCGGACTTATAATGATGATGGTTCAAACATCCCTCCATGTCGCTCTGTTTCAAAACCCTAATATATCCCCTGTAGAGCTTTTAGATGTTATTAATAAAACCATCCACTCAAATATATTTAAACTTGGTGGAAGTCGGTATATGACTCTAACAGTTTTTGCATGTCTAGACGAAGGTAGGTTTACTTTTGCCGGAGCACATCTTCCATTGATCTTGCATAGAGAGAAAACAGATGAGATAGAGATGATTGAGACCCCTGGAGCTTGGATAGGCCTTATAGATGATATTCAAGGTTTTAATGAAGAGAGAGAGTTTTCTATGGAGAAGGGAGATTCTCTACTACTTTATACTGATGGAATAACAGAAGCTACTAATGAGAAGGGTATCTCCTTTTCTCAGGAAAAACTTGCTAAGTTATTTAAGGAGAATGTTAAGTTAGATGCAAAGGGTATTTGTGAAAGCATAAAAGAGTCTTCTGGAAATTTAAAATTTGATGATGATGTTTCAATAATGGTATTAAAAAAGGTATAA
- a CDS encoding exodeoxyribonuclease V subunit gamma, protein MGYKIYHSNNLHEFIRRYSSLFHSNDLFGEKVITVVQNRNIASWLQLELTKTDGISMDLQFEYPENAVKNLVLGYKKGHSLFGNKDNLKSILFMDSLKIVLYKSLEELLINDKTYPNLFNYVKGSSQRLFQLSDSIAGLFYHYGMNCPLMVESWDRGELYKNDLGFILREEDQLWQMSLWNTIFNDSNPYLHISRVLNEVLKSGESYDPALSPFGRCKIILFGSSFLGESAIKFFNYLSRDIEVLHFILTPSLIYRGEEFVKPKSLLSRFSGLINGFTSISRESSFNKERESFFVDYTSGTLLDNLKDGIKNNSLEEYKRESPIEVDKDDSSIRICKITGGWREIEVLKEKILYLLDSDKELKLTDIGVVAPEISDYSSFIEGVFPDRNIAPDGSTIFGKRDLPYNIMGVKGGEDSPFIRGLLSLLDLPGSDFNRKDLINILSNPCFMERFSLTNSSRELFLEIIDSLNIKWAIDGEHRIELGYTGEDFNTWESGFKRFLLGIALDREDSNLVPFNITDSQGIESIGNLVNIVRSLYSDLWSINSLSLNIDEWVLFIETVMDTYLKPVKDDLFDERERLSVKHQYRNILNLLDDLKDLSNFKNKEIPFAVFRSLLKEFIVKSGNNKGRYLTQGVTFSSLKPLRAVPFKHIFVLGLNEDVFPGKEKIPSYDLRGIYDQKIDLSRRQNDKFAFLELILSAQKSLTLFYNGKNLISGEELQPSVVINDLMETIELNFSSCVELSTLIIEEHPLHNFDPKYFDSNNRFISFDKRAFNTALAYIGEKEEPKLIDLDEDSLRTDQVELTVNDLIQFIKNPVKTFFNKSEGIYLDNDTSIEEDIHENRDLDFISKWKFTNIVMEQGLMDDIPIDRVCDSFFSLAEQEGFFKSSPLTNNVRAEVEELVESVNQFLNENNLKGTHFKRVNRDLGGEYKTLDFNVNGISIKLKGELENLWVDNEGACFTTGITLGKKPEMSVKDKILPYIYSLIINSHNEMRETHLTAYSIGRNSLEPVIFQDKGDSLEVLRGIISLYVKNLVKPIPLYPEIMESDNVDDLKREWDKASSITMGFSLIKECPYIQKTYEGTIPDFNKDDVDLLFNSFYKKIVNRKAKK, encoded by the coding sequence ATGGGCTATAAAATTTATCATTCAAATAACCTACATGAGTTTATACGTAGGTACTCTAGTTTATTTCATTCCAACGATCTTTTTGGTGAAAAGGTTATTACTGTTGTTCAAAATAGAAATATTGCATCTTGGTTGCAGTTAGAGCTAACTAAAACAGATGGGATATCAATGGATTTACAGTTTGAGTATCCTGAAAATGCTGTTAAAAACCTAGTTTTAGGTTACAAAAAGGGGCACTCCCTATTTGGAAATAAGGATAATTTAAAAAGTATTCTATTTATGGATAGTTTAAAAATTGTCCTATATAAGAGTTTAGAAGAACTTCTGATAAATGATAAAACTTATCCAAATTTATTTAACTATGTAAAGGGTTCGTCCCAGAGACTTTTTCAGCTATCCGATAGTATTGCAGGACTTTTTTATCACTATGGAATGAACTGTCCTTTAATGGTCGAGAGTTGGGATAGGGGAGAATTATACAAAAATGATTTAGGGTTTATCCTAAGAGAAGAGGACCAACTATGGCAGATGTCTCTATGGAATACCATCTTTAATGATTCAAATCCATACCTACATATAAGTAGAGTTTTAAATGAAGTGTTAAAAAGTGGAGAGAGTTACGACCCAGCCCTATCCCCTTTTGGTCGATGTAAGATAATTCTATTTGGTTCATCTTTTTTAGGTGAGTCGGCAATTAAATTTTTTAACTATTTAAGTCGGGATATAGAAGTTCTACATTTTATTTTAACCCCATCCTTAATATATCGTGGTGAAGAGTTTGTTAAACCTAAATCTCTCCTAAGCAGGTTTAGTGGGCTAATTAATGGATTTACATCGATTAGTAGAGAATCAAGTTTTAATAAGGAAAGGGAGAGTTTTTTTGTTGATTATACTTCAGGGACACTTTTAGATAACTTAAAAGACGGAATTAAAAATAATAGTTTAGAAGAGTATAAAAGAGAGAGCCCTATAGAGGTAGATAAAGATGATTCCTCTATTAGAATATGTAAAATTACTGGTGGATGGCGAGAAATTGAGGTTTTAAAGGAGAAAATCCTATACCTTCTAGATAGTGATAAAGAGTTAAAGCTTACAGATATTGGTGTTGTTGCCCCAGAGATTAGTGACTATAGCTCTTTTATAGAGGGGGTTTTCCCTGATAGAAATATTGCCCCAGATGGGTCCACTATTTTTGGAAAAAGAGATCTGCCATATAATATTATGGGAGTTAAGGGTGGAGAGGACTCTCCATTTATAAGAGGTCTACTCTCCCTTTTGGATCTTCCTGGCAGCGATTTTAATAGAAAAGATTTAATAAACATTTTAAGCAATCCATGTTTTATGGAGAGGTTTTCTTTAACAAATAGTAGTAGAGAGCTCTTTTTAGAGATAATTGATTCTTTAAACATAAAGTGGGCTATAGATGGGGAGCATAGGATTGAACTTGGTTATACTGGAGAGGATTTTAATACTTGGGAGAGTGGCTTTAAAAGGTTTTTGTTAGGGATAGCACTTGATAGAGAGGATAGTAATCTAGTTCCATTTAATATAACAGATAGCCAAGGCATTGAGAGTATTGGTAATTTAGTAAATATTGTTAGGTCTCTGTATAGTGATTTGTGGAGTATAAATAGTCTAAGTCTGAATATAGATGAGTGGGTGTTATTTATAGAGACAGTTATGGATACATACTTAAAGCCTGTAAAAGATGATCTATTTGATGAAAGGGAGAGGTTATCTGTTAAACATCAGTATAGAAATATATTAAACCTTTTAGATGACTTAAAAGACCTCTCTAATTTCAAAAATAAAGAGATACCATTTGCAGTTTTTAGGTCTTTATTAAAAGAGTTTATTGTTAAGTCTGGTAATAATAAGGGAAGGTATTTAACCCAGGGAGTAACTTTTTCCTCTTTAAAGCCTTTAAGGGCAGTACCATTTAAACATATTTTTGTTTTGGGTCTAAATGAGGACGTTTTTCCTGGAAAAGAAAAAATTCCAAGCTACGACCTCCGTGGTATCTATGATCAAAAAATTGATCTATCTAGGCGTCAAAATGATAAATTTGCATTTTTAGAGTTAATTCTATCTGCCCAAAAGTCCTTAACTCTATTTTATAATGGTAAAAACCTAATAAGCGGGGAAGAGCTACAGCCTTCTGTTGTAATTAATGACTTAATGGAGACTATAGAGCTCAACTTTTCCTCTTGTGTAGAACTCTCTACCCTTATAATAGAAGAGCACCCCTTACACAATTTTGATCCAAAGTACTTTGACTCTAATAATAGGTTTATCTCCTTTGATAAAAGAGCTTTTAATACTGCCTTAGCATATATAGGAGAGAAGGAAGAACCTAAACTTATAGATTTAGATGAGGATAGTTTAAGAACTGATCAGGTGGAACTTACAGTTAATGACCTAATTCAGTTTATAAAGAATCCAGTTAAAACCTTTTTTAATAAAAGTGAGGGAATCTACCTAGATAATGATACATCTATTGAAGAGGATATACATGAAAATAGGGATTTAGACTTTATCTCTAAGTGGAAGTTTACAAATATTGTGATGGAACAGGGGCTAATGGATGATATTCCAATAGATAGAGTATGTGACAGCTTTTTTAGTTTAGCAGAACAGGAGGGGTTTTTTAAAAGTAGCCCACTAACAAATAATGTAAGAGCTGAAGTAGAGGAACTTGTAGAGAGTGTTAATCAATTTTTAAACGAAAACAACTTAAAAGGAACACACTTTAAAAGGGTTAATAGGGACTTAGGTGGTGAATATAAAACTCTAGATTTTAATGTTAATGGCATTTCTATTAAATTAAAGGGTGAGTTAGAAAATTTATGGGTTGATAATGAGGGAGCATGTTTTACAACAGGGATTACCTTAGGAAAAAAGCCTGAGATGAGTGTTAAAGATAAGATTCTCCCATATATATATAGTTTAATAATAAATAGCCATAATGAGATGAGGGAAACACATTTAACAGCCTATAGTATAGGAAGAAATAGTTTAGAGCCAGTCATTTTTCAAGATAAGGGAGACTCATTAGAGGTTTTAAGAGGTATAATAAGCTTATATGTTAAAAACTTAGTAAAACCAATCCCTCTATATCCAGAAATTATGGAATCAGACAATGTTGATGACCTTAAAAGAGAGTGGGATAAAGCTAGTAGCATAACTATGGGCTTCTCTCTTATTAAGGAGTGCCCGTATATCCAAAAAACCTATGAAGGAACAATTCCAGACTTTAATAAAGATGATGTTGACCTTTTATTCAACTCTTTTTATAAGAAAATTGTAAATAGGAAGGCTAAAAAATGA